One region of Anaerolineae bacterium genomic DNA includes:
- a CDS encoding ABC transporter permease — protein sequence MAVSTQTSSIATFVPDDLETPPLSLGQLAWRRFRRHKMAMFGAITLLLLFLYSFGGAFILPESYANYTDTTQRLQPPTLQHPFGTDTIGRDILARTISGGQISLLIGLTAVMIVCLVGVLIGAVAGYYGGTIDNILMRITEAMLNIPEIFLLIVMAKFFGGKVPEMVVFGRAFSGSVVVIVVIIGLTSWMYLARIVRAEFLSLKENEFILAARATGTSNLQIIFLHILPNTVAPIVVAATLGVANAILAEAYISFLGLGVQPPTATWGNMLDGASNYLESAPWLWFFPGLLILLTVLSINFLGDGLRDALDPRSRTV from the coding sequence ATGGCAGTTTCAACGCAAACCTCATCAATAGCTACCTTTGTTCCAGACGACCTGGAAACGCCTCCACTTAGCCTGGGCCAACTGGCCTGGCGGCGTTTCCGGCGGCACAAGATGGCCATGTTTGGGGCCATCACCCTTTTGTTGTTGTTTCTCTACTCTTTTGGCGGCGCGTTCATCCTCCCGGAAAGTTACGCCAACTATACCGATACCACCCAGCGCCTCCAGCCCCCTACGCTCCAACACCCCTTTGGCACCGATACCATTGGCCGTGATATTCTGGCCCGCACCATTTCCGGCGGGCAGATTTCCCTGCTCATTGGCCTGACCGCGGTGATGATTGTGTGCCTGGTGGGGGTGCTGATTGGGGCCGTGGCTGGATATTACGGCGGTACAATTGACAATATCTTGATGCGCATCACCGAGGCCATGCTCAACATCCCCGAAATATTCCTGCTCATTGTGATGGCTAAATTCTTTGGGGGCAAAGTGCCTGAAATGGTTGTCTTTGGCCGCGCCTTTAGCGGCAGTGTGGTGGTGATTGTGGTTATCATTGGCCTGACCAGTTGGATGTACCTGGCCCGCATTGTCCGGGCAGAATTTTTGTCGCTTAAGGAAAATGAGTTCATTCTGGCCGCGCGGGCCACCGGCACGTCAAACTTGCAAATCATCTTCCTGCACATTCTGCCCAACACCGTTGCCCCTATTGTGGTGGCGGCTACGCTGGGGGTGGCCAATGCTATTCTGGCCGAGGCGTACATCAGTTTTCTGGGGTTGGGCGTCCAGCCGCCCACTGCCACCTGGGGCAATATGCTTGATGGGGCCAGCAATTACCTGGAATCTGCGCCCTGGTTGTGGTTTTTCCCCGGCCTGTTAATTTTGCTGACCGTCCTCAGCATCAACTTTTTGGGCGACGGCCTGCGGGATGCCCTGGACCCGCGCA